CTTTTGCATGGCCGTCTCCATGCACGAGAACCGATCTTCGAATGCCTACGACATGTACTTGTCTATGACTGTCACGCGAGCATCGGATCTTGGGTGGACTGCGATCGGGACTGGTTCCGTGATGGCCGGATCGTTAATGACCATCGTCTACGGCGAACCTCTTACCGGAGAGCCTCCAGTTGTTAGCATAAGAACGGCAGCTGCACATCATCAGCCCAAACCAATAACCCAAGAACAAGCCGGGGGGGCAGATGTTCGGGTCCTTCAAGCAGAATGGCGGGCTATCAATGAAGACGGCACGCTGACCACcctatcatcctcttcatatGCGTATGTCGCTGAAGTGAGTCTCGTCTGCTATTCCTGTAATCTGTGGCCGGCAAAAGGGAGCGGCAGCAGTAAAATATCTGCAACGGCAACGTCCCTCCCCTGGATCTGGGCATGGAACGAGGATCAGGAGATCTCTGCACTCTCCGACGATGCCCATCTCAACGGACACAGGCACCGTCGCGGAAACGGTGGTTGGGGTGAGTTCTATGTCGACATGGCACGGTCCCTTAGTACTGTTGAGAACCCTCCACCTGTCCCATCAATACAACCTGGGGTCCGCACTCTAGGAACCTCCGATACACCCACAGACAGGAGTAAAAAGTCCACACTGTTTAGTAGAGGGACTATACATGGTTTTCTGATGGGGATGGCATTTCTAGTTATCTTCCCGCTGGGGGTGTTAGCAATGCGCTCGCAATCTAGCAAGTCATTCAAATACCACTGgatcatccagctcatcgcCTCCCTCTGCACTGGCGCAGGAGCCATTATCGGTATCGTCATGAGCCGAGGGTCATTCAACTCCCCTCACCAGGTAGCCGGACTGCTGGTATCAGGTATACTTGGTCTCCAAGGTTTTCTCGGGTGGAGACACCATGTACTTTTTCTCCGAGTCAGACACCGAACCTGGATCTCGCATGCCCACATTTGGACCGGAAGACTTATTATGATCGTGGGCTGGGCGAACTTCCTTAGTGGGATGATCTTTGTAGCGACAGGCCAGTTCTGGATCATCCTGGTGTCTGCGGTTATTGTGGGAGAGATTGTCGGCCTTACCTTCTGGGTTTGGACCTGTAATAGGCGCAAGTCGCGCAAATCCACTCTGGAGACGGCAGAACCGGATGTTCCATGGCGAGGCGAGCGCGACGGGGAATATTTCGCGGTAGGTGAAGATGAGACGGAAATGAACGAAATGGGTGAGCATGACAAGCATGAGAGTAGTCCGTATGACCCCATGCTTCCCCGACATGGTTCGCATTAAATTTGCAGTGGGACGCTTGTCCCGCTGTCTAACTAGTAGGGGGAATGCTATAAGATCCTAATATGGCGAAACGAACGTTAGTATCCGAGAAGAGACATAAGAATGATACTCTCCTATTCTTTCAACAAACCTGTCACAAGTTGTATCTAGCAACTCCCTAATGTGAACCAAAGATTCTTCAACTTGTCACGGTCTCTATATTATTCCTCCCATAGTAAACGCAACCGTGACCTATAAGTGCAATGTTATATTAGCTATATACACAGACCAAGGCTCATCGTAtacctcctcgaccttcaAACCCAAATAACGACAACTCCTCAAATTAGCTTCTACATATCAATATCTACATTCCAACACTCACAACCCTAAATCCCACCCCTCAACTCAAACTGCtgatcaacaacatccccaacCATACGCTCCAACCCCCTAAACACAATCCCCAACTCCCTCTCCGCCCTCCCCGCATCAACCCTATACCCAAccccatcatcaccacccttcaatccaaacccaacccccGGATACCTCCCCTCCAAAAACCGCCTAACATCCCCCCAAGACCTCGTCTCCGCCGCCAACAAATACGACCTAAACCCCTTCACACCATCATCCAGAACCTTTACATGCGCATCcgcaacatcatcaacatgCACGCCATTGAACTGCGGGAAGCTCGGCGTCTCGGAGAAGAGAGATTGGAAGAGCCCGCCGCAGGATCCGCTGAGTTGATCGGCGGTTTCCTGGACGAGACTACGGCCGTAGACGAAGACGGGGTGGAGGGTTATTATGTCGAAGGCCGGGGAGTTGGTGGAGTGGAAGTCGAGGGTGGCTTTGTGGGCCGCGAGTTTGCTGGCGTGGTTTTGGGCCATTGGGGGGAGGGTTGGAATTGTCGAATCTGGGGGGAGGGTGTAGTTTATTTCGTTGTCCTCTGTTCTTTCTATTAGTTTCTTTTGGGTTGTGTGATAGGGGGGAAATCTTGGAGGGGACCTTACCTCTAACGACCAGTCCATCCTTAAGCTCTCCCAATGAAACTAGCGATAGTACAGATCCTGTAACAACCACCTTCTTAATACTCGGTACCTTCGCCGCAGACTCCAAGATAACCACCGTTCCTCGCCTAGCAGGAGTAACCAGATCACCACTACCAGGCTTGGGCAATGGAGACGCCAGATGCAAAACATATTCCACACCCTGCAATGCCTCATCAAAGCATCCAGAGACGGTGATATCCGGTACAACCACAAACTCCAATTGCTTCTCATAGTCGGCAAAGATACGACGCAGCTTGTCAGCCTGTTCCTCGCGACGGATGGCGAGACGAGCGCGGTAGCCCGCTTGCAGAACGCGCAGGGCGACCTGGGAGCCGATAAAGCCTGTCGCGCCGGTGATGAGGGTTAGGGCCATGGTGGGTTGTGtttttgatattgatgtttgGCTAATAGGGGTAGTAGATATAATGCGTTGGAAAACATGGAATGCTTTGTActatttattattctatttgttctttctaTGCTGTTCTTTGCGCTGACAAACGGTGGTTCTTTTTGTGATCATTAATTCTGTGAGTCTGATTAATGATCACTAGAGTGGTTATCGGGTTCTGACCTCTTCTCTGGAATTATCAAGTCAGCAGAAAAATAGTAAGGCTGTCTGGTTGAACGCCTTAAGTTAAATCTTTTAAAAGTATAAATTGACCAGTGGTATTGCGTTGATTTTGTATATATGTGGCATGTTTTGTTTGTGCACTGACAAACTGTGATCATTAATCAGTCAACAGCCGAATCTTGATCGGCATATGTTTTTGGTTTAGTGATATAGAGCTATGACGTTATGCCCAGTCCAGATGTCTAACCAAATCTATGGAAACCGGGGTATCCGATGCTCCACACAAGCTTAATCTCTTAAAATATCTTGAGGGATTAGGACTGGTCCGATGTGTAGCCCTAACTACTGCATTGGGATAAGAATATTTCATACTTATGAGGATTAGTGATCAATAACCATAACCTCGGATCGTCTCCGCATTCAGGGTTGTATCAGTATAGACTATAGACAGAACAATGCGGTTCACTACAGCGGAAGGTctttataaataaattcaTAAGTACAATGTCTTGACAACTaagtcatcatcttcataacTTTACTAATATATACAAGATCCATACTCCACGAGCAAAGCCATCAACGAAATGTCCTCCCTCCGCGCAGCTGTATACATCGCCCCGCCAACTCCCTTCAAAACAcctggaaaaggaagcgGCGGTGGTCTCTGGTCCCCCATTTCCTGTACCCTGGTCTACTCGGCCACCGAGGCCGTGCTGGTGGACACGCCCATCACCATCAAACAGACGCAGGACCTGATCGCCTGGATCGACCGCATCGCGCCGAAGCGGAAGCTGTCATACATTTATATCACGCACGGTCATGGCGATCACTTCTTCGGTCTTCCACTACTGCTTCAGCGCTTCCCAGAGGCGAAGCCGGTGGCTACGGCCGCCACAGTGCAGCATATGAAGcagcaggtcgaggagaagaactATCAGACACAATGGGAATCGCGATTCCCGGGAGAGATCGCGAGACCATTCGTCTTGGCGCAGCCGCTGCCGGAAAGCAATGAGTTTAAGCTGCAGGACAGATGGCTTTTCCAGGCTATCGAGGTTGGCCACTCGGACACTTACGATTCCACCGCGTTGTGGGTCCCCGACCTGCGACTGGCCGTTTGTGGAGATGTAGTGTATGGGCAGGTACACCAAATGCTGTTTGAGGCTAATACCACCGCCAAGCGCGAGGAGTGGATTAGagcggtggagaagatcgaagcTCTGGATCCATTGTATGTGGTACCTGGCCATTGCCAGGAGGGAGAGGTTTTGGGCCGCTGGCACCTCGCCAACACAAAGCAGTATATCAGAGATTTTGCGAAAGTGCtagagaagaagccgaagtcTCCTAGGGAAATTGTGGAAGCGATGACCAAGCTGTATCCCGATCGATACAACACTGGTGCACTTATAATGGGTGCTATGGGCTATTTTCAGGCATTAAAGGAATCTCGGATTTGAGATTGATGTATGTTACATTGGTTTATGAAGTTGAAGTAATCTCAATCGGAGCTAGTTACACTGAATCTGTAGCTGCTCACTGGAGACTGAAGACGGCCTCTAGGGGACTGTCCCTGGAGCATGCAGCATAGCACACAATGTATTCTGATAAATACTCAGTGGCAGTCCATTAACTGCAGAGCAACTGTGCCTGTGACGTCGAGTAGCGACCAAAGCATCCTCCGCTTTGACAGCCCCACCCTAAGCCAACCAGGACTGGTTGTGCTCGTGCGTATATCGTTCACTTGGCATATCTGTGACATAGACAGATGGGTATCTGATTCTAACATGAATACCTGAAGGGATTGGTGAGGCTATGTGCCATTTACTCAATGCCACACGCTGACCCGCTCTCCAGGAGCAACGGATATCATGTTTTGTGGAGGCGCCGGACGATATGTTTGCAGCAGTCCACAGTTAAGAATTCGGGTATCGAAACGACAATCATAAAGCATAAAACTGATGTTGGGAGAGTTTGGTATTAATTACTTCTCGGAGCGTTCATGTCCATACCGAGGCGCGCAGAGCATTGTCTACATCGGAGCGTCGGAATCCCGGTGTGCGCCCCAAACATATGCCTCTACTAATCAGAGCTGTTACCTAAATTAGAGACTCGACTCgataaaaaaggaaaccaagggcCTTACTTTGCGTGAAACGGGTAACGTTAATGGCCGTCCGTGACGACTTTCGGTCCGTTTCTGAAGGGGCAGAGGAGAACAGAAGCACTCCTTTCTCGCGCAGATAACCCGCCAAGTCTTGCATGTCAAACCAATCtccctccatttcctttctgaTGTCGGGTGAAAACCGCGCGAGAGGATCGTGGATCGTGGTCCATTGCTGGTATCGGCATAAAGGCCTTTCACCTTCCTGAGGTTGGCCGGTGGATCGTACATAGTGGGTGCCAGCACCCCCAAGTTTGAAGAACGGGACCCCCGCATAGCATTCTTCTAATCGTTTCTGGCTCAATTTAGCGTGCAACAATGCTTCGAATGCTGCAGTCAGATGAGGGCGGTCCATTAGTGTGAAAAGGAACCGGAACGGTCGTTCTATGCGAGACATAGGAACGGACGGATTCGAGAGCACCAAGTACCCTTGATATACACAAGCCAGGTGTAATTGTTCGATGAAAAGAGGAATATCCATAGCAGATGGCTCTAATGGCTCGGACAGGGGAGGGGAAATAGGCTTTGATGGTCCACTCTCGGGGGGAGTGGTCTGTTCGGCATGAGTACTCGGGCTCGTATATTGATCTGTTGGCGTACCGTCCGGTCCCGCTGAACTTGACGTGGTTTCCTCGCCGTGCGATGATGTATCCGGGCTCTCGGGTTCGCCATCCTTGCTGGCCTCCTTTGCCAACGCCAAACATGTTTGCACTGTATCGCGTAAATGGCTCGCGATGTCGGGATGCGAGGAGAGAGCCCCCGATTGGACCAGATTATCGCTGAAGGAAACGACTGCCGAGCTCATTTTCTCCAATGTCGCTTCCAATTGAGAGATACGACCCTTGAGGGAGGTGATGTTGGCTTCCTTACGTGAACGGTAAGCTCGCTGTGCCAGGCGGATCTGCATTCGACGTCGCTATTTATCTCTTTTCGTCAGCCAATATGTCACAAGAGAtgacatcaacaccatcgACGCACTTCTTCCGGGTCCTCGCCCATTCGAGTATCCAACGTTTTACGCGGGCGACCACGCTTCTTAGAGGTCGGTGCACCAGTTGACTCGTTCAGTTGACGTTTCGTTGTTTTCTGGGCATTCTGAGTCGGCCGTTGCGTGTCATTCGGTGGAGTCCGTCGGTCCAAATTCATAACGCGCTCTCGGTCCGCGGAGGACCCTGGAAATAGAAAGTCATTGGGCGAGGGTAAGGGAGCGCTGTAGCCCTCCGGTGGAAACTGTCCGTGCGGATAATATGGCTCGGGGATGGGATATGAAGAGGCGGACAGGAGGGAGGTGAGCTGTGAAGTTGCGAGAGAGCTCTCCAGCAGCGACGGTCGGAAGCGTGGAGATAACAAAACTTTCTGGTAAATCTCATCCCACGGCAGGAGAGGGACGTCGGGATCACCAAAACCCTCGTACGTCTGGAGCTGCATTCCTCCATCCATGATGCTGTGACGGATGGGTGAAGTATGAAGATCGATCAGATTAGTTGAGAAACAGGAAACATTACGATCGATATGATCGGACGAGAGATTTAATCATCAGGCCAGTCGGAGGAACTACTTTTAGAATGGCCGTTAGCGTGAGCGTCCGGCGTGTCGGGAGCCATTGCCACGCTACAGTGATTGGATGATGGGCAAATAGAGCCAATCCTGGTGCGATTTTAGGTTGCGAAATCCCTCAACTTTAAACACTCACGACGGTTCATAATGTTCATTAAACCCTGGCTTCCCGAACCTGATTCGCGAGCGGGACGTTCGGCTCGGAGTGTTCACTAATCATGAAAATCCCTCCTTTTGGATTATTCCACCACTCCGACTGCCAAGAagcttctttcccccttctaGAagatctccttttcctcacGTTGTTTTATAACAAAACTGGTAACAGGTCACTAGTCCAGCAATAGCTAGGCTCTGTAGATCGTTTTGAATATTTCTATCGCGCTCAGTTATACATAATTCATGGACATGCACGTTGAGTCATGTTTATTAGCGATTCCCCCTCTAGTCCCAAAATCAAATGCTATGGCGTTGAAAACCTTTTTAACATAAAACATAACCTACTCCAAGAGACTATTACATTACGTCAAATATGGGGCGGGTCTGAGAAGCTACGCTTGTGCGTATTCCTTCAGATACGCAACTAGCTTCTCGGCTCCCGAAACGGGAATGGCGTTGTAGTTGGACGCCCGGATACCTATCCACGTCAGTACCATGTTGCAATGGTGCAGAGCGCCATGGCATGCTTACCTCCGACACTGCGGTGGCCCTTCAGCCCAGTGATGCCGCGCTCAACGGCTCCCTTCAAAAaggccttctcggcctcaTCGACATTGCCTCCCTAGGACTCGATGTCAGTTGCCAACTCAACCGACCGCAATAGCATAGACAACATACCTTGATCACACGGAAGCAAACGTTCATGCGGGAGCGCACACTCTTGTCGGGCACGACCTTGTACACTTCCGGATACGCGTCCGCCGCCTCATAGATCATatcggccttcttctgggcctcggcCTGTTGTCCGTCCACCTTATCGGGGAAAGTAgccagcagcttcttgagAACTTGGCCTGCCAAGTAAACACTACACAGCGTTAGATGTGTCCAGAGCTGGCGGAGGAGCAACCTACTCGAAGATCGGGAGAGTGTTGTAGAGACTGTTGTTCTTTGCGGTTACGCAGTAGTCAAGGATTGTGGGAGCAATGGGCAGTCCGAGCTTGCGAAGAATCGTGGGAGGGCACGAGACCAGCAGGTCCTTCCGGATGATGACTCCAGTAACTCCGGCACACCCCAGATTTTTTTGGCTACTCGATTCAGCTTGTGTTCACGGTCTGGGGGAGGGGATATCTTACGCTCCAAAGAACACGATGGAATAATTCTAAATCGCGGTTAGCATTCAATCACTGGCCAGCACAAAAACTAGGATTCTATACCTTAATTGGGATACGTCTAGAGAGGATGTTTGAAGAGAAATCTCCCACCACGAATGGTTCCTCCTCCGAGCCGGTTGGCTCAAGAACCTTGGGGAAGTTGGGGTATTCGACACCATCTACCGTTTCGTTGTCACACATGTAGACcatggtgggcttggggctCAGCTTCCATGTCGATTCATCGGCAATCTTGCCGAACTTGCCATCGTTGACTTTCCGGGAGTCACTGGCAATGTTAACGTATTCGGGTCCCAGCAGGCGGATCGCCTCCTGACTAGCCTTTGATGACCATCTGCGCCCTCTATTAGTATCACAGAACTAGTTTAATGGATGCGACCGAAGACTAACGATCCCGTGACCAAGTAATCCAATCGCAGCTCCGACTCAACCTTCTTACGGAGCTCTCGGACCACGTCATCCTCGCTGGCTTCACCGAGCTCATTCACGATCTTCTGGCGCTGTTTCTCAACCCAAGCAGAAACGATGTTGTACACTGTCGCATCGAATTGGCCCGATCCTCCACCCTGCATCATCAAGATCTCGTAGTTCGAGGGGACATCGAGGAAGCTGGTAAGGTTGGCCTTCATGGTGTTCAAAATGTTGGCCGCGATCTCGCTGCGGTGGCTGTGTTCGGCGATACCCCTAGGAAAGTCAATACTTTCTATAGCTTTAATTCCTGCAATGCGGCTCTGGAGCTTACAGGCCGGTCTGCTCATAGTTCTGCAGAGCTTCGGCAGCTTGGGCTAAGACATCGGTGGGCAGGGCCGCAGGGCCGGCACCCATGTAGGTGATATCCTCTCTCTTCATGTTGCAATTGACGTGTGGTTGGACGAGATCTTGTACTTTTTCTCAACAACGGATTTAAAGGAACCCCTCCGATCGTTCGGAGGAAAATCGGCGGGTGAGTCATCTTATCAGTCAGGTGATTGCCCCGCGGTTGATCTAATCAGCACTTTTACCAGCCGGCAAAAGGTTCCCCCGCCCCCATCTATACTTCCTTTTAAACACAACCTTTCCAGGTGCAGCTTAAAATCAGAACATAAAGATGACCATTATCGCAGTAGCGGGCGGTACCGGCGGTGTCGGTCGGACCATTGTTGAGACATTAGTTCAGCAAGCAAAACACCAAGTCATTTTGCTGACTCGTGGAGTACACATACAGTAGCTCCGGAATTATGTTCAAGAGCTGACAATCTCCCAGGTCCCCAAATCAGACAGTTTGCTTGACAAGATTAAACAGGTACAAGTAGATTACAATGACGCAACGGCATTGGCACGCACATTGGACCAGCATGAAGTGCACACCATCATTTCTGCAATCGGGATTATCTCCGATGAAACGTCTCAATCCCAGCTCACGTTGATCAATGCTGCGGCTCAATCCTCAGCCACCAAGAGGTTTATTCCTAGCGAGTATTCGTTTATTCAGACTGAAGAGTATATTGCCCCAAAGTATCTTACCCTTTTTGTGCCTAGCTAACAACTACAGTCTCCTTTCAATTGACCCAAGTATCAAGTACTGGTTGGCTGCCGCTGAACTGCTCAAAAATACCACTCTTCAATTTACCAGAGTCATCCCCGGATTCTTCATGGACTACTGGGGAATGCCCGCTGTTCGTACTAATCTCCAACCCTTCACATTTGGCATAGACATCTCCAGCTGCCAGGCCGCCATTCCGGGCGATGGCAATGATGTTATATGCATGACATATACGTATGACATGGCTGCGTTCATTGTAAGACTactggatgaggaggattggCCCGAGTTTAGTGTTATTGTTGGCTCTCAAACCACCTATaatcagctcctccagctaGCCGAAGAACTACGAGGTATGTCCAGTATAGTTTTCTGACAGTTTAATAAACTAAATTCATCTAGGCAAGAAGTTTCAGGTTGTCTACGACAGCGTGGATAAGATCAAGGAAGGAGATGTCACTATTCCTCCAATGCCGTCCGACACAGGGTACTCTGTTGAGGAGCTTAAGGAGACTACGGCATTAGTGAGTCGATTGACTATTTCCGGAGTGTTTGATTTGCCCCGTGAGAATCGGCTGAATGCGAGGTTTCCCGATACTGAAACAACCAAGCTCAAAGCTTTTCTAGAAAAGGCGTGGGGAAACTCTCAATAACTgtatagatatagattcttTATAGGGATGGTGTCATTTTCCAACAAAAATACCTAAATGCACTCGCCTTAATatctatgatatcttgaTAAGCTTCAATTCTGTAAGGTGATTGTGTGAAAGGTTCATATTCCTAAGTTACGTTGAGTAGGGAGAACTATCCGtgtatataaattatatagtaAGTTCTATCTAAGAAAGACATTTTTACCCAAGCGATCTTTTCGCTCTCAAAGCTCAAAGCTACAACGACCAGATTCTGAAATTTGTGCGAGAATACAAAAAATACGCAAATGCCACCAAGACGGATATAAACTTGGACGAGGAGTGGAAAGGTCGAATGGCCGATCACGGGGATACAATCGctgaatatatacatacagtGTGTAATGAATGATACATCCAATTCTATTTGCAGACCAAATAATCCATTATAGGCTTGTGCACATGTTCAATTGTTTTATTGTAGTCCCCTTGGCATTGAAGTAAGGTCTAGTAAGAGATGGATGGTAGTTAAGCATGGTTACTGTGAATAAGGTGGTGGTACAAGTACTGAGTGATAGATAAGTGGAAAGGTTGAAGGGTATGGTTGAGTGTGGCTGGCTACAGGGAGCAGAAATATAAGGCGGGAAATCGAAAATGGTCAACCAGAACTATCATGATCCTAGATGAATCAGGAGGTGAGTTGGGCACCTTATCCTAGTGTCATTAAATAATCTAATTAGTGCATCGCCAGCCTACCCTCCTACCCGTGAAGATCACACAACtatttaaatagatagtCAAGAGGCTTAGTAAAGACTTCCATTGACAAGTATAAAAGGTGTCTATTCATAAGTTACATTAGGCAAGGGAAATTAACAGTGTATGGATATAATATTAACAGCTGCGAAACATATTAGGCAAGATGAATCCAAGTAACTACTATTTTCTTCGCACACAGTATCAATCCTATCCTCTTCATGCATCCTGCTCTAGATTGATATAATAATCATGATCCCCAGCATCTGCAAAGCCAACCGTCAGCCACGTAGGCCATCATCCGAAAGCCACCAACAGCGGGAAAAACCTTACACCCTCCACCATGTAGTACAGACCCAAGATATTCATATCCTTTATTACGTCGCAGCCATGACTCTTCGTCAAACTTCCAGATTCCGGAGGTATAGCTCCGGAAAACAGCATCTTCCTGGCGCTGGCGATCATCTTTCCACTCCCGATGATTGGACATCCACATAGAGATAGGGCTATTCGATCTGTAGAAGTATTCTTCCAATCGAGGCATTTTTCTTGCTTGCTCGGTGGGGAATATTAACCAGTATCTTGAAGTTTTGCTTTGTGGAAAGTTGTTCAACATGAATCGTTCCAGGcctaatatatatcttagtaTTTACTCAGCGGGTAATTAAGAGTATTTTCCAAACCTTAACAATCGAGTCATTGAAGCCACTGATGACCGTTACAGGGTACTTTGATCATCGGTAAAGCATGTCAGCCGGTCACCCTATTATGGGAAAGGTAAAATGTAGCATTGGAGCGATTATTTACTACCCGATGCAGCAACACTCAGCTAACCAATACTAGCTTAAATATACCATTCCATATACTAACCCATAACTACAAGATAGTCATCAAAAGCGCCGAGATGCCTAACCCCAGCACCGCATGTCAGAACTTCGTTTTAGATACACAAGTCAAACTATAACAATCTGCCCAAGCTTAGCACATCACTGACCGTCGTCCAAATCCCCGAGATAATCGAGATGCTCGTCGTTGATGTCCTCTAGATGCTCATTAGCTATTTTATGAATGTAATGGTCATTAGGAATAGATGCAGGAATCCTACCTCTGTCTTCCATATCTTGCTCCGGAGTGAGGTAGATGTTGAGGTCATTGCCTAGATGCAATGATGTGGGCACATTCTCGTATGTTTTGTCTTCAATGTACTCGGCCGTTTCGTTGGCTGGGGCTTTGGGCGTGGACATTGTGTATTAATTTTACGGTATGAGGCTTGGGTTAAAAGAGTGCGGGGTCGATTTGAGGAAATCTATGTTAAACCTACGTTCTCAGCATTGTCTTTTATATAATCCGGCTCTTACTATAAACAAGATGAATCAAAAGAGTCCGATAAGGCAATACCCAAGCTATCTGACGTAAGAGGTAGCTTATGCTTCATTAATACTCAATAGTGATATTAGAGTGGTGTATTTTCAGGATAGCATCGACCTTAAATCAAGATTGGGTATGGTCTCGGAATACTACTCTTATAAACTTACCGTGGGAAAGAGGCACACTTACGCAAGGTTTATCAACATCTACCTCATCACTCGGGACTGCTTGAGCAATAATAGTACTCAGCAAGGAACAATCCGGTTGTAGCGTGTGTGGAATTAGGTCTTGATCTTCTAGATTATACGAAGTTGTCTAACTAGTAGGGCTTAACGCCCTGTGGGTGATCTAATTGGCTAGTTGACTAATTAACTCTGATGGTATTGAACAATACCCTTTTCCTGGCTGTGTCAATGTCAATGTCTGCGCTGTGAGTTCCTCGATGTAAACCACGGTAGTATCTGCAACACCTCCGGACTATATATTCGCCATACTTACTTCGCAGGATCGAGTAGAATCTGGATCACCACTTATTTGTAAGTAGTCGTATAAAGGACACCTCTACGGAGTGTCCTGAAGTAAGGGGAACAACCTGTCCCTAAGGGCCAGACAACCCCACCAACACATTCACAGAACGTTTCTCCATAATTTAGCCATTCCATACCTTTCCGGGCGTATTTATGTGTGACCAGATAAGTTTGGCTGTATTTGATTGGATATCTTG
The sequence above is a segment of the Aspergillus oryzae RIB40 DNA, chromosome 3 genome. Coding sequences within it:
- a CDS encoding cytochrome and DOMON domain-containing protein (predicted protein), producing the protein MARNSIIRVLFVWITTIIYLFGSILAEPVQYCKYGYKGKEEDGDVDFCMAVSMHENRSSNAYDMYLSMTVTRASDLGWTAIGTGSVMAGSLMTIVYGEPLTGEPPVVSIRTAAAHHQPKPITQEQAGGADVRVLQAEWRAINEDGTLTTLSSSSYAYVAEVSLVCYSCNLWPAKGSGSSKISATATSLPWIWAWNEDQEISALSDDAHLNGHRHRRGNGGWGEFYVDMARSLSTVENPPPVPSIQPGVRTLGTSDTPTDRSKKSTLFSRGTIHGFLMGMAFLVIFPLGVLAMRSQSSKSFKYHWIIQLIASLCTGAGAIIGIVMSRGSFNSPHQVAGLLVSGILGLQGFLGWRHHVLFLRVRHRTWISHAHIWTGRLIMIVGWANFLSGMIFVATGQFWIILVSAVIVGEIVGLTFWVWTCNRRKSRKSTLETAEPDVPWRGERDGEYFAVGEDETEMNEMGEHDKHESSPYDPMLPRHGSH
- a CDS encoding bZIP transcription factor (predicted protein), giving the protein MDGGMQLQTYEGFGDPDVPLLPWDEIYQKVLLSPRFRPSLLESSLATSQLTSLLSASSYPIPEPYYPHGQFPPEGYSAPLPSPNDFLFPGSSADRERVMNLDRRTPPNDTQRPTQNAQKTTKRQLNESTGAPTSKKRGRPRKTLDTRMGEDPEEIRLAQRAYRSRKEANITSLKGRISQLEATLEKMSSAVVSFSDNLVQSGALSSHPDIASHLRDTVQTCLALAKEASKDGEPESPDTSSHGEETTSSSAGPDGTPTDQYTSPSTHAEQTTPPESGPSKPISPPLSEPLEPSAMDIPLFIEQLHLACVYQGYLVLSNPSVPMSRIERPFRFLFTLMDRPHLTAAFEALLHAKLSQKRLEECYAGVPFFKLGGAGTHYVRSTGQPQEGERPLCRYQQWTTIHDPLARFSPDIRKEMEGDWFDMQDLAGYLREKGVLLFSSAPSETDRKSSRTAINVTRFTQTLISRGICLGRTPGFRRSDVDNALRASVWT
- a CDS encoding MBL fold metallo-hydrolase (Zn-dependent hydrolases, including glyoxylases), yielding MSSLRAAVYIAPPTPFKTPGKGSGGGLWSPISCTLVYSATEAVLVDTPITIKQTQDLIAWIDRIAPKRKLSYIYITHGHGDHFFGLPLLLQRFPEAKPVATAATVQHMKQQVEEKNYQTQWESRFPGEIARPFVLAQPLPESNEFKLQDRWLFQAIEVGHSDTYDSTALWVPDLRLAVCGDVVYGQVHQMLFEANTTAKREEWIRAVEKIEALDPLYVVPGHCQEGEVLGRWHLANTKQYIRDFAKVLEKKPKSPREIVEAMTKLYPDRYNTGALIMGAMGYFQALKESRI
- a CDS encoding O-phospho-L-serine:2-oxoglutarate transaminase (phosphoserine aminotransferase); the protein is MKREDITYMGAGPAALPTDVLAQAAEALQNYEQTGLGIAEHSHRSEIAANILNTMKANLTSFLDVPSNYEILMMQGGGSGQFDATVYNIVSAWVEKQRQKIVNELGEASEDDVVRELRKKVESELRLDYLVTGSWSSKASQEAIRLLGPEYVNIASDSRKVNDGKFGKIADESTWKLSPKPTMVYMCDNETVDGVEYPNFPKVLEPTGSEEEPFVVGDFSSNILSRRIPIKNYSIVFFGAQKNLGCAGVTGVIIRKDLLVSCPPTILRKLGLPIAPTILDYCVTAKNNSLYNTLPIFDVYLAGQVLKKLLATFPDKVDGQQAEAQKKADMIYEAADAYPEVYKVVPDKSVRSRMNVCFRVIKGGNVDEAEKAFLKGAVERGITGLKGHRSVGGIRASNYNAIPVSGAEKLVAYLKEYAQA
- a CDS encoding uncharacterized protein (predicted protein), whose translation is MDYWGMPAVRTNLQPFTFGIDISSCQAAIPGDGNDVICMTYTYDMAAFIVRLLDEEDWPEFSVIVGSQTTYNQLLQLAEELRGKKFQVVYDSVDKIKEGDVTIPPMPSDTGYSVEELKETTALVSRLTISGVFDLPRENRLNARFPDTETTKLKAFLEKAWGNSQ
- a CDS encoding uncharacterized protein (flavonol reductase/cinnamoyl-CoA reductase): MALTLITGATGFIGSQVALRVLQAGYRARLAIRREEQADKLRRIFADYEKQLEFVVVPDITVSGCFDEALQGVEYVLHLASPLPKPGSGDLVTPARRGTVVILESAAKVPSIKKVVVTGSVLSLVSLGELKDGLVVREDNEINYTLPPDSTIPTLPPMAQNHASKLAAHKATLDFHSTNSPAFDIITLHPVFVYGRSLVQETADQLSGSCGGLFQSLFSETPSFPQFNGVHVDDVADAHVKVLDDGVKGFRSYLLAAETRSWGDVRRFLEGRYPGVGFGLKGGDDGVGYRVDAGRAERELGIVFRGLERMVGDVVDQQFELRGGI